Proteins encoded by one window of Arachis ipaensis cultivar K30076 chromosome B04, Araip1.1, whole genome shotgun sequence:
- the LOC107636625 gene encoding uncharacterized protein LOC107636625, translating into MSECVCTASHLPFNRNGFKFFTNAGGLGKTDIKDVLERAADIYNQFTAESLANSERKASSSIKQVDYMNVYTSDLVKAVRKAAGSIEKPLGGFHIVVDAGNGPNAEVQCAFDSFSKLNI; encoded by the exons ATGAGTGAGTGTGTGTGTACAGCGAGTCATCTGCCCTTTAACCGGAATGGATTCAAATTTTTCACAAATGCTGGTGGACTTGGAAAGACTGATATCAAAGACGTATTAGAGCGAGCTGCTGATATATACAATCAATTTACAGCTGAAAGTTTAGCAAATTCTGAGAGAAAGGCTTCATCATCTATTAAGCAAGTTGATTACATGAATGTATATACATCTGACCTAGTAAAGGCAGTTCGCAAAGCAGCGGGAAGCATAG AGAAGCCATTGGGTGGTTTCCATATAGTTGTTGATGCAGGCAATGGGCCTAATGCTGAAGTGCAATGTGCATTTGACTCTTTCTCCAAACTTAATATTTGA